A genome region from Cucurbita pepo subsp. pepo cultivar mu-cu-16 chromosome LG02, ASM280686v2, whole genome shotgun sequence includes the following:
- the LOC111788155 gene encoding cytokinin dehydrogenase 7-like isoform X2 has translation MMIACLDRFVTDTDSRRPHDGSSLCKALELQLQGGVTTDSRDIGIAGKDFGGLHSITPLALVKPTGADDVAKVVKSAVQSSNLTVAARGNGHSINGQAMADRGLVVDMTAMENHFHVVLNNGLSYVDVSGGALWEDVLKRCVSDYGLAPRSWTDYLSLTVGGTLSNAGVSGQTFRYGPQISNVAELEVVTGTGDTLICSEMENSELFFSVLGGLGQFGIITKARVLLQPAPDMVRWIRLVYAEFESFTRDAESLVRRPEGDSFDYVEGFVFSNNDDPLTGRSTVPLDSDAVFDKAHLPETAGSVLYCLEVAVHYRNNDPGATVDTEVHRLLTGLGYIKPLRFQVDVSYIQFLSRVKRAEEEAIANGVWDTPHPWLNLFVSKSDISDFDRVVFKSLLQNGVGGPMLVYPLLRSRWVLNDDVFHELYLRGHVLSTWAWWGDGDGDGKWAQNDDV, from the exons ATGATGATTGCTTGCCTGGATCGGTTTGTAACGGACACCGATTCCCGCCGCCCGCACGACGGCTCTTCCCTGTGCAAAGCTTTAGAGCTTCAACTACAAGGCGGCGTCACTACTGACTCACGGGACATCGGTATAGCCGGTAAGGATTTCGGTGGGCTACATTCCATTACGCCCTTGGCCTTAGTGAAACCCACCGGTGCTGATGACGTGGCGAAGGTGGTGAAATCAGCCGTACAGTCGTCTAATCTAACGGTAGCAGCTCGAGGGAACGGGCACTCGATCAACGGCCAAGCGATGGCAGATCGAGGCTTGGTTGTTGACATGACGGCGATGGAGAATCATTTCCATGTCGTCTTGAATAATGGGCTGTCGTACGTGGACGTGTCGGGAGGGGCATTATGGGAAGATGTATTGAAACGCTGCGTTTCAGATTACGGATTAGCTCCTAGGTCATGGACGGATTACCTTAGCTTAACCGTCGGTGGGACTTTGTCGAACGCCGGCGTGAGTGGACAGACGTTCCGGTACGGCCCACAAATATCCAACGTCGCGGAATTGGAAGTGGTGACCGGAACCGGCGACACTCTAATTTGCTCCGAAATGGAAAATTCTGAATTGTTCTTCAGCGTTCTTGGAGGGTTGGGCCAGTTCGGTATCATCACAAAAGCTCGCGTCTTGCTTCAGCCAGCTCCGGATATG GTGAGATGGATTAGATTGGTTTATGCCGAGTTCGAAAGCTTCACACGTGATGCGGAATCGTTGGTACGGCGGCCGGAGGGAGATTCGTTTGATTACGTGGAAGGATTTGTTTTTTCCAACAACGACGACCCATTAACCGGAAGATCGACAGTGCCGTTAGACTCCGACGCCGTTTTCGACAAAGCTCATTTACCGGAAACCGCCGGTTCGGTTCTCTACTGCTTAGAAGTAGCGGTTCACTACCGGAACAACGACCCAGGCGCAACCGTCGACACg GAGGTTCACAGGTTGCTGACCGGGCTTGGGTATATAAAGCCACTGAGATTCCAGGTGGACGTCAGCTACATACAATTTCTGTCACGTGTGAAGCGTGCGGAAGAGGAAGCAATCGCCAATGGCGTTTGGGATACACCTCATCCTTGGCTTAACCTCTTCGTGTCCAAATCTGACATCTCTGATTTTGATCGTGTGGTTTTTAAATCCCTCCTTCAAAATGGGGTCGGTGGGCCCATGCTCGTTTACCCTCTACTGCGTAGCAG GTGGGTGCTAAACGACGACGTTTTTCACGAACTGTATCTGCGTGGACACGTGTTGTCCACATGGGCCTGGTGGGGGGATGGGGATGGGGATGGGAAATGGGCCCAAAACGATGACGTTTAG
- the LOC111788089 gene encoding F-box/LRR-repeat protein 15-like encodes MTIWCCLCFTVGEEDKREEELKIGEMKPMCEDVFDNPDDSDRIVRNGDDSQGTDPLAIAVDGPDRHDADRLILFEDMVRAMHDDGDDDVGGGGGAINPRNFSFGILHQSEGGESSRASALALSSTVETSIEDRDRDVHHKRAKVLSKFNEYSFATPWLLGAGNLTRDHDFSPGSSSIMSKSDFFSHGSSSNRVNNDGDFESSFGNDDEINENGACKLEGSEVRIDLTDDLLHMVFSFLDHINLCRAAIVCRQWRAASAHEDFWRCLNFENRNISMEQFEDMCGRYPNATEVNISGVPAVHLLAMKAVFSLRNLEVLTLGRGQLGDTFFHALADCHLLKSLTVNDSTLVNVTQEIPISHDRLRHLHLTKCRVIRISVRCPQLETLSLKRSNMAHAGLSCPLLRDLDIGSCHKLSDAAIRSAAISCPQLESLDMSNCSCVSDETLREIAMTCPNLQLLNASYCPNISLESVRLTMLTVLKLHSCEGITSASMTAVSSCSRLKVLELDNCSLLTSVSLDLPRLQNIRLVHCRKFSDLSLQSVKLSSIMVSNCPSLHRINITSNLLQKLVLKKQESLAKLVLQCPSLQDVDLTDCESLTNSICEVFSDDGGCPMLKSLVLDNCESLTAVQFCSNSLESLSLVGCRAVTSLELQCPNLEQVSLDGCDHLERASFSPVGLRSLNLGICPKLNELRLEAPRMDLLELKGCGGLSEAAINCPRLTSLDASFCCLLKDECLSATTASCPQIESLILMSCSSVGSMGLYSLQCLPKLVVLDLSYTFLTSLQPVFESCAQLKVLKLQACKYLTDSSLEPLYKKGALPALQELDLSYAILCQSAIEELLACCTQLTHVSLNGCVNMHDLNWDCSIRQLSSSGTPLPLGPATIDDIEKPVAQPNRLLQNLNCVGCQNIRKVLIPPAARCFHLSSLNLSLSANLKEVDVSCYNLCFLNLSNCCSLEVLRLDCPRLTSLFLLSCNIEEEAVEAAISKCSMLETLDVRSCLKISPISMVQLRIACPSLKRIFSSLSPT; translated from the exons ATGACGATTTGGTGCTGCTTATGCTTCACCGTTGGAGAAGAAGACAAGAGGGAAGAGGAACTGAAGATTGGTGAAATGAAACCCATGTGTGAGGATGTTTTTGACAACCCGGATGACTCTGATCGCATTGTCCGAAATGGGGATGATTCTCAAGGGACTGACCCGCTTGCGATTGCTGTTGATGGGCCTGACCGCCACGACGCTGATCGACTGATATTGTTTGAGGATATGGTCAGAGCAATGCACGATGACGGCGATGATGAcgtcggcggcggcggtggggCTATCAATCCTcggaatttttcttttggaattctGCATCAATCTGAGGGTGGGGAGAGTAGTAGAGCCTCGGCTTTGGCTTTGTCTTCTACAGTGGAGACTTCTATTGAGGATCGCGATCGCGATGTCCACCATAAGCGCGCTAAAGTTCTCTCCAAATTCAA TGAGTACTCCTTTGCAACTCCATGGCTATTGGGTGCTGGAAATCTTACAAGAGATCACGATTTTAGTCCTGGATCATCTTCAATTATGTCTAAGAGTGATTTTTTCAGTCATGGTTCTTCATCAAACAGAGTTAACAACGACGGAGATTTTGAATCTAGTTTTGGCAATGATGATGAGATAAATGAGAATGGGGCCTGTAAATTAGAGGGATCTGAAGTAAGAATAGATCTTACGGATGATTTACTGCATATG gttttctctttcttggATCACATCAATCTTTGTCGAGCTGCTATAGTCTGCAGGCAGTGGCGAGCTGCTAGTGCTCATGAAGATTTCTGGAggtgtttgaattttgaaaataggaACATATCCATGGAACAGT TTGAGGATATGTGTGGACGGTATCCTAATGCGACAGAGGTGAATATCTCTGGTGTACCTGCTGTTCACTTGCTTGCAATGAAAGCAGTTTTTTCTTTAAG AAATCTGGAGGTTTTAACTCTGGGGAGAGGACAACTGGGAGATACATTTTTCCATGCCCTGGCTGATTGCCATTTGTTGAAGAGCTTGACTGTCAACGATTCTACGCTAGTTAATGTTACACAAGAGATACCTATAAGCCACGATAGACTGCGTCATCTTCATCTTACTAAATGTCGTGTTATACGTATATCTGTCAG ATGTCCACAACTTGAAACATTGTCTTTGAAGCGCAGCAACATGGCACATGCTGGTCTTAGTTGCCCTCTTCTTCGTGACCTGGATATAGGCTCTTGCCACAAGCTCTCAGATGCTGCGATTCGCTCAGCAGCTATTTCGTGCCCACAATTGGAATCTCTTGACATGTCTAATTGTTCATGTGTTAGTGATGAGACATTACGTGAAATTGCCATGACCTGCCCGAATCTCCAGCTTCTGAATGCATCATACTGCCCAAATATATCTTTGGAG tcTGTAAGATTGACAATGCTGACCGTGCTTAAGCTTCACAGCTGTGAGGGCATCACATCAGCTTCAATGACTGCAGTATCTAGTTGTTCTAGGTTGAAG GTTTTGGAGCTTGATAATTGCAGTCTGTTGACTTCTGTGTCACTGGATCTTCCTCGTTTGCAGAATATCAGACTTGTCCATTGCCGCAA ATTCTCTGATTTGAGTTTACAGAGTGTTAAATTGTCATCCATTATGGTCTCTAATTGTCCTTCTCTTCACCGGATCAACATCACTTCCAATTTACTTCAA AAATTAGTGTTGAAGAAACAAGAGAGCTTGGCCAAATTGGTTTTGCAGTGCCCTAGTCTACAAGATGTGGACCTCACAGATTGTGAATCTTTAACAAATTCTATTTGTGAGGTCTTTAGTGACGATGGTGGATGCCCGATGTTGAAATCACTTGTTCTAGATAACTGCGAG AGTTTGACTGCCGTTCAATTCTGTAGCAATTCTTTAGAAAGTCTTTCCCTTGTCGGTTGTCGGGCAGTCACTTCACTTGAACTTCAATGTCCTAATCTTGAACAAGTATCTCTAGATGGCTGTGATCATCTTGAAAGGGCATCATTTTCCCCT gttgGTCTGCGATCACTAAACCTGGGAATTTGTCCCAAATTGAATGAATTAAGACTTGAGGCCCCTCGTATGGATTTACTTGAGTTGAAAGGCTGTGGTGGATTGTCTGAGGCGGCCATCAATTGCCCTCGTCTAACATCGTTGGATGCTTCGTTTTGTTG CCTACTGAAAGACGAGTGCTTGTCTGCAAcaactgcctcgtgtccacagATTGAGTCGTTAATTCTGATGTCATGTTCTTCGGTTGGTTCAATGGGACTTTACTCTCTGCAATGTCTTCCGAAGTTGGTTGTGCTTGATTTATCATATACATTTTTGACGAGCTTGCAGCCAGTCTTTGAGTCTTGTGCTCAACTTAAG GTATTGAAACTACAAGCATGCAAGTATTTAACTGACTCATCGCTAGAACCTCTCTACAAGAAAGGTGCTCTTCCAGCTCTTCAGGAGTTAGATTTGTCTTACGCGATACTTTGTCAGTCTGCCATAGAAGAGCTTCTTGCTTGTTGCACACAGTTAACTCATGTGAGCTTAAATGGGTGTGTGAACATGCACGATCTAAATTGGGATTGTAGCATTAGGCAGCTTTCGTCGTCGGGCACCCCCCTTCCTCTTGGTCCGGCCACCATTGATGATATTGAGAAACCAGTTGCACAGCCAAACCGTTTGTTACAGAATCTCAATTGTGTAGGTTGTCAAAACATTAGGAAGGTTCTCATTCCTCCAGCCGCACGTTGTTTTCATTTATCATCGTTGAACCTATCTCTGTCTGCAAATCTCAAGGAAGTTGACGTTTCTTGTTACAACCTATGCTTTCTTAACTTGAG TAATTGTTGCTCTCTGGAGGTTTTGAGACTCGACTGCCCGAGGCTGACCAGCCTCTTTCTCCTg TCCTGCAACATTGAGGAAGAAGCAGTCGAAGCTGCAATATCAAAATGTAGCATGCTCGAGACGTTAGATGTCCGGTCTTGTCTGAAG ATCTCGCCAATTAGCATGGTACAACTGCGTATCGCTTGCCCGAGTTTGAAGCGGATCTTCAGCAGTCTGTCTCCAACATGA
- the LOC111788155 gene encoding cytokinin dehydrogenase 7-like isoform X1 — MMIACLDRFVTDTDSRRPHDGSSLCKALELQLQGGVTTDSRDIGIAGKDFGGLHSITPLALVKPTGADDVAKVVKSAVQSSNLTVAARGNGHSINGQAMADRGLVVDMTAMENHFHVVLNNGLSYVDVSGGALWEDVLKRCVSDYGLAPRSWTDYLSLTVGGTLSNAGVSGQTFRYGPQISNVAELEVVTGTGDTLICSEMENSELFFSVLGGLGQFGIITKARVLLQPAPDMVRWIRLVYAEFESFTRDAESLVRRPEGDSFDYVEGFVFSNNDDPLTGRSTVPLDSDAVFDKAHLPETAGSVLYCLEVAVHYRNNDPGATVDTEVHRLLTGLGYIKPLRFQVDVSYIQFLSRVKRAEEEAIANGVWDTPHPWLNLFVSKSDISDFDRVVFKSLLQNGVGGPMLVYPLLRSRWDSRTSVVLPEGEIFYLVALLRFTPPNPKPSIVDKLVEQNREIIRRCKENDIDFKLYLPHYHSRDEWKLHFGNQWSRFVERKALFDPMAILAPGQKIFTIIQQRSH; from the exons ATGATGATTGCTTGCCTGGATCGGTTTGTAACGGACACCGATTCCCGCCGCCCGCACGACGGCTCTTCCCTGTGCAAAGCTTTAGAGCTTCAACTACAAGGCGGCGTCACTACTGACTCACGGGACATCGGTATAGCCGGTAAGGATTTCGGTGGGCTACATTCCATTACGCCCTTGGCCTTAGTGAAACCCACCGGTGCTGATGACGTGGCGAAGGTGGTGAAATCAGCCGTACAGTCGTCTAATCTAACGGTAGCAGCTCGAGGGAACGGGCACTCGATCAACGGCCAAGCGATGGCAGATCGAGGCTTGGTTGTTGACATGACGGCGATGGAGAATCATTTCCATGTCGTCTTGAATAATGGGCTGTCGTACGTGGACGTGTCGGGAGGGGCATTATGGGAAGATGTATTGAAACGCTGCGTTTCAGATTACGGATTAGCTCCTAGGTCATGGACGGATTACCTTAGCTTAACCGTCGGTGGGACTTTGTCGAACGCCGGCGTGAGTGGACAGACGTTCCGGTACGGCCCACAAATATCCAACGTCGCGGAATTGGAAGTGGTGACCGGAACCGGCGACACTCTAATTTGCTCCGAAATGGAAAATTCTGAATTGTTCTTCAGCGTTCTTGGAGGGTTGGGCCAGTTCGGTATCATCACAAAAGCTCGCGTCTTGCTTCAGCCAGCTCCGGATATG GTGAGATGGATTAGATTGGTTTATGCCGAGTTCGAAAGCTTCACACGTGATGCGGAATCGTTGGTACGGCGGCCGGAGGGAGATTCGTTTGATTACGTGGAAGGATTTGTTTTTTCCAACAACGACGACCCATTAACCGGAAGATCGACAGTGCCGTTAGACTCCGACGCCGTTTTCGACAAAGCTCATTTACCGGAAACCGCCGGTTCGGTTCTCTACTGCTTAGAAGTAGCGGTTCACTACCGGAACAACGACCCAGGCGCAACCGTCGACACg GAGGTTCACAGGTTGCTGACCGGGCTTGGGTATATAAAGCCACTGAGATTCCAGGTGGACGTCAGCTACATACAATTTCTGTCACGTGTGAAGCGTGCGGAAGAGGAAGCAATCGCCAATGGCGTTTGGGATACACCTCATCCTTGGCTTAACCTCTTCGTGTCCAAATCTGACATCTCTGATTTTGATCGTGTGGTTTTTAAATCCCTCCTTCAAAATGGGGTCGGTGGGCCCATGCTCGTTTACCCTCTACTGCGTAGCAG GTGGGACTCTCGAACGTCGGTTGTGTTACCAGAAGGTGAGATATTCTATTTAGTAGCATTGTTGCGCTTCACTCCCCCGAACCCGAAACCTTCAATAGTTGACAAATTGGTGGAGCAGAACAGGGAGATTATTCGTCGATGCAAAGAGAATGATATCGACTTCAAACTCTATTTGCCACACTATCATTCGAGAGATGAGTGGAAGCTTCACTTTGGGAACCAATGGAGTAGATTTGTGGAGAGAAAAGCATTGTTTGATCCAATGGCCATCCTTGCTCCAGGTCAAAAGATCTTCACGATAATTCAACAACGCTCACATTAA
- the LOC111788278 gene encoding NAD(P)H-quinone oxidoreductase subunit U, chloroplastic, translated as MAAAAAVPSTTSTTAVHIRRSNFLSPTSKTTAIFFNYITSLPKPLKFSIRNSNDSSAETVTTDTASEPEPESSLKASDGSSSLISALNVERALRGIPITDVNHYGRLGLRRGCPYDQVPIAYNIKVEELKSQGLEEEELNQKLELLKESYTILSSVEERRMYDWSLSRIGEPEKYTWPFEADITQIQTQLPPPKEPEDEGPTRLVGYFFLGWFVLSVVLSIALNL; from the exons ATGGCGGCGGCAGCAGCAGTACCGTCCACTACTTCCACCACCGCCGTCCACATTCGCCGAAGCAACTTCCTCTCTCCGACCTCAAAAACCACCGCTATATTCTTCAACTACATCACTTCACTCCCAAAGCCGCTCAAATTCAGCATCAGAAACTCCAACGACTCATCGGCGGAGACTGTCACAACGGATACGGCAAGTGAGCCGGAGCCTGAAAGCTCACTCAAAGCCTCCGATGGATCGTCATCTCTGATTTCGGCTCTCAACGTCGAACGAGCCCTCCGTGGAATTC CAATTACAGACGTGAATCACTACGGAAGACTCGGACTCCGAAGAGGATGTCCATATGATCAg GTTCCGATTGCGTACAACATCAAAGTTGAAGAACTAAAGAGCCAAGGattagaggaagaagaactCAACCAAAAACTCGAACTCCTAAAA GAATCTTACACGATATTGTCATCTGTTGAAGAGAGAAGAATGTACGATTGGAGCTTGTCCAGAATCGGAGAACCAGAAAAATATACGTGGCCGTTCGAGGCCGATATAACTCAGATTCAAACTCAATTGCCGCCGCCGAAG GAACCGGAAGACGAAGGACCGACGAGATTGGTGGGTTACTTCTTCTTAGGGTGGTTCGTTCTGTCCGTCGTGTTATCTATTGCTCTGAATTTGTAG